Proteins encoded within one genomic window of Amorphoplanes friuliensis DSM 7358:
- a CDS encoding AraC family transcriptional regulator, with the protein MRSAAPVRLAAPAWDIAVPVRPSRLAGVTMAGFSDRATSLVDVEVVPHPGVMVVFDLGDRALVVADGKGREQRGCVVAGLAPDRARGQGPAGSFSCLQVRLSPVVARAVLGAAPELSGVVLSLDDLWGADAVRIQERLRAARSWEERFTLVDVALARRHDEGRAVDPEVAFCWGQMMASRGRTRVDGLAAEVGWSRKRLWSRFRSQIGVAPKRAAQLIRFDAAAHRLAAGQAAAVAAVDSGYADQSHLHRDVLTFTGVTPATVASAPFLAVDDVAWPDRH; encoded by the coding sequence GTGCGTTCTGCCGCGCCCGTCCGCCTCGCTGCACCGGCCTGGGACATCGCGGTCCCGGTGCGGCCGAGCCGGCTCGCGGGCGTCACGATGGCGGGGTTCAGCGATCGGGCCACCAGCCTCGTCGACGTCGAGGTGGTGCCGCATCCGGGTGTCATGGTGGTCTTCGACCTCGGCGACCGGGCCCTGGTCGTCGCCGACGGCAAGGGGCGGGAACAGCGCGGCTGTGTTGTCGCCGGCCTCGCCCCCGACCGCGCCCGGGGGCAGGGTCCGGCCGGCAGCTTCTCCTGCCTGCAGGTGCGGTTGTCGCCGGTGGTCGCCCGTGCGGTTCTGGGCGCCGCCCCGGAACTGAGCGGGGTCGTGCTGAGCCTCGACGACCTCTGGGGAGCCGACGCCGTGCGGATCCAGGAGCGGCTCCGGGCCGCCAGGTCGTGGGAGGAGCGGTTCACGCTCGTGGACGTCGCGCTGGCCCGGCGTCACGACGAGGGCCGCGCCGTTGATCCGGAAGTCGCGTTCTGCTGGGGACAGATGATGGCCAGCCGGGGGCGGACGCGGGTCGACGGACTGGCGGCCGAGGTCGGCTGGAGCCGTAAACGGTTGTGGTCCCGGTTCCGGTCGCAGATCGGCGTCGCCCCCAAACGTGCCGCCCAGCTCATCCGGTTCGATGCGGCGGCTCATCGCCTCGCCGCCGGTCAGGCCGCCGCCGTGGCTGCGGTGGACAGCGGCTACGCCGACCAGTCGCACCTCCACCGCGATGTCCTGACCTTCACCGGGGTGACACCCGCGACGGTGGCAAGCGCGCCGTTCCTCGCCGTCGACGATGTGGCCTGGCCCGACCGTCACTGA
- a CDS encoding tetratricopeptide repeat protein — translation MSFQNEVRTAFRQGDTAEVLRMATLEIERARADGDSAGEVEALYALARVALRGDDLPRAEELAGQALAVAVHAGDRALEERPRHVLAAVARLSGDHAEARVRYLAGIELNEALGRAETVNSEYHNLAFTELHLGHLERARQLFTEGRERVFRQGYRTFVPYLGVAAAALASADGDQAQAARMIGFTDSAFAVLAQVPDPDDAAELARLRTTAVAVLGADGFASEYASGAILDPAGAFGLEWQS, via the coding sequence ATGAGTTTCCAGAACGAGGTACGCACGGCCTTCCGCCAGGGTGACACCGCCGAGGTGCTGCGGATGGCCACCCTGGAGATCGAGCGTGCCCGCGCCGACGGGGACTCGGCCGGTGAGGTCGAGGCTCTCTACGCCCTGGCCCGCGTCGCCCTGCGCGGCGACGACCTGCCCCGCGCCGAGGAACTCGCCGGCCAGGCACTGGCCGTCGCCGTCCACGCCGGTGACCGTGCCCTGGAGGAGCGTCCCCGGCACGTGCTGGCCGCGGTCGCCCGTCTCTCCGGTGACCATGCCGAGGCCCGCGTCCGCTACCTCGCCGGCATCGAGCTGAACGAGGCCCTCGGACGGGCCGAAACGGTCAACTCGGAGTATCACAACCTGGCCTTCACCGAACTGCACCTGGGCCACCTCGAGCGCGCCCGGCAGCTGTTCACCGAAGGCCGCGAGCGGGTGTTCCGGCAGGGCTACCGCACTTTCGTGCCGTACCTGGGTGTGGCCGCCGCCGCGCTGGCCTCGGCCGACGGCGACCAGGCGCAGGCCGCACGCATGATCGGCTTCACCGACAGCGCCTTCGCCGTCCTGGCCCAGGTGCCGGACCCCGACGACGCCGCCGAACTGGCACGGCTGCGGACCACCGCCGTCGCCGTCCTGGGCGCCGACGGCTTCGCGTCCGAGTACGCGTCCGGTGCGATCCTCGACCCGGCCGGAGCGTTCGGCCTGGAGTGGCAGAGCTGA
- a CDS encoding SDR family oxidoreductase: MSRSIDITLPRLAGKRAVVTGASDGIGLAIATRLAQAGAEVIMPVRNPAKGEKAADRIRGLVPNAQISTRALDLSSLDSVAALTSRLTDEGRAINILVNNAGVMTPPTHQVTQDGFELQFGTNHLGHFALTQGLLSLLKQGAARVTHQTSIAARSGTINWDDLNWDRSYDANKAYRQSKIAVGLYARELQARSQAGGWGITSNFAHPGVSPTNLLAAQPGLGRPKDTTAVRAIRVLSRLGLTGTVESAALPALLAATGPASTGGLFYGPQGPGKVGGAPAEQELWAPLRSMDDARRLWEASERLVGVRFAV; the protein is encoded by the coding sequence CATCACCCTCCCCCGCCTCGCCGGGAAGCGCGCCGTCGTGACCGGCGCCAGCGACGGCATCGGCCTGGCCATCGCCACCCGCTTGGCCCAGGCCGGAGCAGAGGTGATCATGCCGGTCCGCAATCCCGCCAAGGGTGAGAAGGCCGCCGACCGCATCCGCGGCCTCGTCCCGAACGCCCAGATCTCCACCCGCGCCCTCGACCTGTCCTCGCTCGACTCGGTGGCCGCCCTCACGAGCCGCCTGACCGACGAGGGCCGGGCGATCAACATCCTGGTCAACAACGCCGGCGTGATGACCCCGCCCACCCACCAGGTCACCCAGGACGGCTTCGAGCTGCAGTTCGGCACGAACCACCTCGGCCACTTCGCGCTGACCCAGGGGCTGCTGTCGCTGCTCAAGCAGGGTGCGGCCCGCGTCACGCACCAGACGAGCATCGCCGCCCGCAGCGGAACGATCAACTGGGACGACCTGAACTGGGACAGGAGCTACGACGCCAACAAGGCGTACCGCCAGTCCAAGATCGCCGTCGGCCTGTACGCCCGGGAGCTCCAGGCCCGCAGCCAGGCCGGCGGGTGGGGCATCACCAGCAACTTCGCCCACCCCGGTGTCTCGCCCACGAACCTGCTCGCCGCGCAGCCCGGCCTGGGACGCCCCAAGGACACCACCGCCGTCCGCGCGATCCGCGTGCTCTCCCGCCTCGGTCTGACGGGGACGGTCGAGTCCGCAGCACTCCCGGCGCTGCTGGCGGCAACCGGCCCGGCCTCCACCGGCGGGCTCTTCTACGGCCCTCAGGGCCCCGGCAAGGTCGGCGGCGCGCCGGCCGAGCAGGAGCTGTGGGCGCCGCTGCGCAGCATGGACGACGCCCGGCGCCTGTGGGAGGCCTCGGAGCGCCTGGTCGGTGTGCGCTTCGCCGTCTGA
- a CDS encoding ATP-binding protein, translated as MASGGLRLQILGPLRVRHEGSEPATFTGQQACLLALLLAREQRPISAAGLIDLIWGDDVPASALNILHKYIGALRRLLEPGLPAREPGSYLVRRGHGYLIEAVQGTSDLADFRAAVAVAETAQQPEAALDAYLEALALWHGPAADGLECGPAAAAMFAALDGDFFDTCEAAARVAVSAGRPQRVLRPLRLAAAMAPLHEPVQASLVDTLAAAGQQADALLVFDAVRNRLRDELGITPGPALQAAHQRVLAEAPATGGVRPGPGGTFVGRADELATLRQAVTAALGGGTGFVLVEGEPGSGKTRLLEEATDEAGRRGVFTAWGKCLPGDGTPAMWPWVQAIGAVLDGLPTTTRRESLAGELGRITAPHTAVRPPDEGTQFRLFEQVVAVVGQAAARCPVLLVIDDLQWADAASLRLFGHLATRLPGATAVVGLLRDSAPVPDAALTGMLAAAGRVPGHRRIRLGPLSPDDVAQLVSGETGQDAGPAVARSIHTRTAGNAFLVRELARLLADGGEVTPERTEVPATVRDIVRDRMAGLDQQAGQVLRIAALLGRDVDVRLLAAAAGLDGETCLARLELLTASGLLTPVRGDPFSFRFAHDLVRESVVAATPPLPATRMHLRIADALQGTAAVDESVAERFAHHLWAAGPLADPARTADALVRAGGHAAAKSAFDAAERHLQSAAQLARAAGLAESELSALSQLIMVAGMRSGYSAAAPGLLKRAEHLARGLGRERQATEFLFSRRAAHSQAAQLQHSGRLAHRLLQQGERSGDPVVRAYGLHAWGIHQWDIGNVGEAFRHLSRSNQTMVDDLARRDEQPLRHDLRLLSAGMLAETTALHGDVGAARGLLDTLEATAGDDPYAVTVWAAFSARVAAMVGDPVWALRVAERGIAEDPGFSYTFFGAYLRLARWWARAVTGVDPAGAATEAEAVITTVLLDPPRSNLPTWYALLAEMWLAAGRVDDAAKALDRADEFLEAHGQRYAEGLLLLVRARLLRARGEPDAAVRAAAGRARTRSVEREAHLFADRADALLASLAEPAEPV; from the coding sequence GTGGCGTCGGGCGGCCTGCGTCTGCAGATCCTCGGTCCGCTGCGGGTCCGGCACGAGGGCAGCGAGCCGGCCACCTTCACGGGGCAGCAGGCCTGTCTGCTCGCGTTGCTTCTCGCGCGGGAGCAGCGCCCGATCAGTGCCGCCGGGCTGATCGACCTGATCTGGGGCGACGACGTCCCGGCCAGCGCCCTGAACATCCTCCACAAGTACATCGGCGCACTGCGGCGGCTGCTGGAGCCCGGGCTGCCGGCGCGGGAGCCGGGCTCGTACCTGGTCCGTCGCGGTCACGGCTACCTGATCGAGGCCGTTCAGGGCACCTCAGACCTGGCCGACTTCCGCGCTGCTGTCGCCGTGGCCGAGACCGCACAGCAGCCGGAAGCGGCGCTGGACGCGTACCTGGAGGCTCTGGCTCTGTGGCACGGGCCGGCGGCCGACGGTCTGGAGTGCGGACCGGCCGCGGCGGCGATGTTCGCCGCGCTCGACGGCGACTTCTTCGACACGTGCGAGGCGGCGGCCAGGGTCGCTGTTTCGGCCGGGCGGCCGCAGCGGGTGCTCCGGCCGCTGCGCCTCGCCGCTGCGATGGCGCCGTTGCACGAGCCGGTGCAGGCGAGCCTCGTCGACACGCTGGCGGCGGCCGGTCAGCAGGCCGATGCCCTGCTGGTTTTCGACGCCGTGCGCAACCGGCTCCGCGACGAGCTCGGCATCACACCCGGCCCGGCGTTGCAGGCCGCGCATCAACGGGTGCTGGCCGAGGCGCCGGCGACCGGCGGCGTCCGGCCGGGCCCGGGCGGAACGTTCGTCGGCCGGGCCGACGAGCTCGCGACATTGCGGCAGGCGGTGACGGCGGCGCTGGGCGGCGGCACCGGGTTTGTCCTGGTCGAGGGTGAGCCGGGCAGCGGAAAGACCCGTCTGCTGGAGGAGGCCACCGACGAGGCCGGGCGGCGTGGGGTGTTCACGGCCTGGGGAAAGTGCCTGCCGGGTGACGGGACGCCCGCGATGTGGCCCTGGGTTCAGGCGATCGGCGCGGTGCTCGACGGTCTGCCCACCACCACCCGCAGGGAAAGTCTCGCCGGTGAACTCGGCCGGATCACCGCACCGCACACCGCCGTGCGGCCGCCGGACGAGGGCACGCAGTTCCGCCTCTTCGAGCAGGTCGTCGCCGTTGTCGGTCAAGCCGCGGCGCGGTGCCCGGTGCTGCTCGTCATCGACGATCTCCAGTGGGCCGACGCCGCCTCGCTGCGGCTGTTCGGCCACCTGGCCACGCGGCTGCCGGGCGCAACCGCGGTCGTCGGCCTGCTGCGGGACAGCGCGCCCGTCCCCGACGCGGCGCTCACCGGGATGCTCGCGGCGGCCGGCCGCGTCCCGGGTCACCGCCGGATCCGGCTCGGCCCGCTCAGCCCGGACGACGTGGCGCAGCTCGTCAGCGGCGAGACCGGGCAGGACGCCGGTCCGGCCGTCGCCCGCAGCATCCACACCCGTACGGCCGGCAATGCGTTCCTGGTCCGCGAGCTGGCCCGCCTGCTGGCCGACGGTGGTGAGGTCACCCCGGAGCGGACGGAGGTGCCGGCCACGGTGCGGGACATCGTCCGCGACCGGATGGCCGGTTTGGACCAGCAGGCCGGACAGGTGCTCCGGATCGCCGCGCTGCTGGGCCGCGACGTCGACGTCCGTCTGCTGGCCGCGGCGGCCGGCCTCGACGGCGAGACCTGCCTCGCCCGCCTCGAGCTGCTGACCGCCTCGGGCCTTCTCACTCCGGTACGCGGAGACCCGTTCTCCTTCCGCTTCGCGCACGATCTGGTCCGCGAATCGGTCGTGGCGGCCACCCCGCCGCTGCCGGCGACCCGGATGCACCTGCGGATCGCCGACGCGCTCCAGGGCACCGCAGCCGTCGACGAGTCCGTCGCCGAACGCTTCGCTCACCACCTCTGGGCTGCCGGCCCGCTGGCCGACCCCGCCCGTACGGCGGACGCGCTCGTGCGCGCGGGCGGCCACGCGGCAGCCAAGTCGGCCTTCGACGCCGCCGAGCGGCACCTGCAGTCAGCCGCGCAGCTGGCCCGGGCCGCCGGACTGGCGGAGTCGGAGCTGTCCGCGCTGTCGCAGCTCATCATGGTTGCCGGGATGCGATCGGGTTACAGCGCGGCGGCGCCCGGCCTGCTGAAGAGGGCCGAGCACCTGGCGCGAGGGCTGGGCCGGGAGCGGCAGGCCACCGAGTTCCTGTTCTCCCGCCGGGCGGCGCACTCCCAGGCCGCGCAGCTTCAGCACAGCGGGCGGCTGGCGCACCGGCTGCTCCAGCAGGGTGAGCGGTCCGGCGACCCGGTCGTGCGGGCGTACGGTCTGCACGCCTGGGGCATCCACCAGTGGGACATCGGCAACGTCGGCGAGGCGTTCCGCCACCTGAGCCGGTCGAACCAGACGATGGTCGACGACCTCGCCCGGCGCGACGAGCAGCCGCTGCGGCACGACCTGCGGCTGTTGTCGGCCGGGATGCTGGCCGAGACGACCGCCCTGCACGGCGACGTCGGGGCGGCGCGCGGCCTGCTCGACACCCTGGAGGCCACCGCGGGCGACGACCCGTACGCCGTCACGGTCTGGGCCGCCTTCTCCGCGCGGGTCGCCGCGATGGTCGGGGACCCGGTCTGGGCACTGCGAGTGGCGGAGCGGGGCATCGCCGAGGACCCCGGGTTCTCGTACACATTCTTCGGCGCCTATCTGCGGCTGGCCCGGTGGTGGGCGAGGGCCGTGACCGGCGTGGATCCGGCCGGTGCGGCAACCGAGGCCGAGGCGGTCATCACCACGGTGCTTCTCGACCCGCCACGCTCCAACCTGCCCACCTGGTACGCCCTGCTCGCCGAGATGTGGCTGGCCGCCGGGCGGGTGGACGACGCCGCCAAGGCCCTGGACCGGGCCGACGAGTTCCTCGAGGCCCACGGCCAGCGGTACGCCGAAGGTCTGCTCCTGCTGGTGCGGGCCCGGTTGCTGCGGGCCCGCGGCGAGCCTGACGCCGCCGTCCGGGCCGCGGCCGGGCGGGCCCGGACGCGGTCCGTCGAGCGTGAGGCACACCTGTTCGCCGACCGTGCCGACGCGTTGCTGGCGTCGCTCGCCGAGCCGGCCGAGCCGGTCTAG
- a CDS encoding alpha/beta hydrolase, with product MRSRAPLGTRILRDTVDWEALTDDQVILVRDKANRAASSPAARIVTGLPDRRAHLEETSIELPGRRLKLRVHRPKLARGNLPLIVSFHGGGFFAGTAAQNDWLNSHLAARCPAVVVAVEYRLAPEHPLPQPVEDGYDTVVRLVGEAAGWGVDPGAVVVLGESAGGTIAALIALRARKDGPPLRAQVLNYPATDLTATMTDYPSIRENAGNPTLSLSRLRTARKLSVPPSLDARVVSPLKFDSLAGLPPALIVTAALDPLADHGRRYAERLREDGTDARLTCYPRAVHSFLSVPGLVPAARPARREILTFLRSRLQPDS from the coding sequence ATGAGAAGCAGAGCTCCACTGGGCACCCGCATCCTCAGGGACACCGTGGATTGGGAGGCTCTGACCGACGATCAGGTGATCCTCGTGCGGGACAAAGCCAATCGCGCCGCATCTTCCCCTGCCGCACGGATCGTCACCGGCCTGCCCGACCGCCGCGCACACCTCGAGGAGACCAGCATCGAGCTGCCGGGTCGCCGCCTGAAGCTGCGCGTCCATCGCCCGAAGCTCGCCCGGGGGAACCTGCCGCTGATCGTGTCGTTCCACGGTGGCGGGTTCTTCGCCGGAACTGCGGCGCAGAACGACTGGCTCAACAGCCACCTCGCAGCCCGGTGCCCCGCGGTGGTCGTGGCGGTGGAGTACCGCCTCGCCCCGGAGCACCCGCTGCCCCAGCCGGTCGAGGACGGCTACGACACCGTCGTCCGGCTCGTCGGGGAGGCCGCAGGCTGGGGCGTCGATCCCGGCGCCGTCGTGGTCCTGGGCGAAAGCGCCGGCGGCACGATCGCCGCGCTCATCGCCCTTCGCGCCCGCAAGGACGGCCCGCCGCTGCGTGCCCAGGTGCTGAACTATCCCGCCACGGACCTGACCGCGACCATGACCGACTACCCCTCGATCAGGGAGAACGCCGGCAACCCCACCCTGTCGCTGTCCCGGCTGCGGACAGCCCGCAAGCTGAGCGTCCCCCCGAGCCTCGACGCTCGCGTCGTGTCGCCCCTCAAGTTCGACAGCCTCGCCGGGCTGCCGCCGGCACTGATCGTCACGGCCGCGCTGGATCCGCTGGCCGACCACGGGCGCCGCTACGCCGAACGGCTCCGCGAGGACGGCACCGACGCTCGCCTGACCTGCTACCCCAGGGCCGTGCACAGCTTCCTGAGCGTGCCGGGTCTCGTGCCGGCCGCCCGGCCGGCACGCCGCGAGATCCTCACCTTCCTGCGCAGCCGTCTCCAGCCGGATTCGTGA